A single genomic interval of Lathyrus oleraceus cultivar Zhongwan6 chromosome 7, CAAS_Psat_ZW6_1.0, whole genome shotgun sequence harbors:
- the LOC127106415 gene encoding arginase 2, chloroplastic/mitochondrial isoform X2 produces MISSIAPLGSSFAQAQERVTKLTESGQDEVINASLKFLKEKAKLKAKTANGILGGAIATSTILGVPLGHNGSYHEGPTFAPPLVREAIWNASTNSTTEEGKNLVDPRVFADVGDIPIQDLRNLGISEDRLMNFVSDSVKIVMDHAPLRPLIVGGDHSITFPVVRAISEKLGGPVDILHFDAHPDIYENFDNNYYSHASPFARIMEGKYAKRLVQVGIRSINDAGRQQIEKYGVETHEMRNFAKDRDYLENLTLGTGEGVKGVYVSIDVDSLDPGFAPGVSHIESGGLSFRDILNILQNLKGNIVGGDVVEFNPILDVSNRMTSLVAAKLVRELAAKMSK; encoded by the exons ATGATCTCAAGTATAGCACCATTAGGCTCCAGTTTCGCCCAAGCTCAAGAAAGAGTAACTAAATTGACAGAATCTGGTCAAGATGAGGTGATCAATGCGTCACTTAAATTTCTTAAAGAAAAAGCAAAGCTTAAGGCAA AAACTGCGAATGGTATTTTAGGCGGTGCTATAGCAACTTCAACTATTCTTGGAGTGCCTTTGGGACACAATGGATCATATCATGAAGGTCCCACATTTGCTCCTCCTCTCGTTAGGGAGGCCATTTGGAATGCTAGCACAAACTCAACAACCGAAGAGG GCAAAAATTTAGTTGACCCACGTGTGTTTGCGGATGTGGGTGATATTCCTATCCAAGATTTGCGAAATTTAGGAATCAGTGAAGATAGATTGATGAACTTTGTTAGTGACTCGGTCAAGATAGTGATGGATCAT GCTCCATTGCGTCCCTTAATTGTGGGAGGTGATCACTCAATAACATTTCCTGTTGTTAGAGCTATCTCTGAGAAGCTTGGAGGACCTGTTGATATTCTTCATTTTGATGCACATCCAGATATCTATGAAAACTTTGATAATAATTATTATTCACATGCTTCACCCTTTGCTCGAATCATGGAGGGTAAATATGCCAAGCGACTGGTGCAG GTTGGTATACGATCAATAAATGAtgctggaagacaacaaatcgAAAAATATGGAGTAGAGACACATGAAATGAGAAATTTTGCAAAAGATCGCGACTATTTAGAGAATTTG ACACTTGGTACGGGTGAAGGTGTAAAAGGTGTATATGTATCAATAGATGTTGATTCTCTTGATCCAGGATTTGCTCCAGGTGTGTCTCACATTGAATCTGGAGGTCTTTCTTTCAGAGATATTCTAAACATTCTTCAGAATCTCAAAGGCAATATTGTTGGTGGAGATGTTGTTGAATTCAATCCAATACTTGATGTTAGTAATAGAATGACTTCACTTGTTGCTGCTAAGTTGGTTCGAGAGTTGGCTGCAAAAATGTCTAAATGA
- the LOC127106415 gene encoding arginase 2, chloroplastic/mitochondrial isoform X1, producing MISSIAPLGSSFAQAQERVTKLTESGQDEVINASLKFLKEKAKLKGETANGILGGAIATSTILGVPLGHNGSYHEGPTFAPPLVREAIWNASTNSTTEEGKNLVDPRVFADVGDIPIQDLRNLGISEDRLMNFVSDSVKIVMDHAPLRPLIVGGDHSITFPVVRAISEKLGGPVDILHFDAHPDIYENFDNNYYSHASPFARIMEGKYAKRLVQVGIRSINDAGRQQIEKYGVETHEMRNFAKDRDYLENLTLGTGEGVKGVYVSIDVDSLDPGFAPGVSHIESGGLSFRDILNILQNLKGNIVGGDVVEFNPILDVSNRMTSLVAAKLVRELAAKMSK from the exons ATGATCTCAAGTATAGCACCATTAGGCTCCAGTTTCGCCCAAGCTCAAGAAAGAGTAACTAAATTGACAGAATCTGGTCAAGATGAGGTGATCAATGCGTCACTTAAATTTCTTAAAGAAAAAGCAAAGCTTAAG GGAGAAACTGCGAATGGTATTTTAGGCGGTGCTATAGCAACTTCAACTATTCTTGGAGTGCCTTTGGGACACAATGGATCATATCATGAAGGTCCCACATTTGCTCCTCCTCTCGTTAGGGAGGCCATTTGGAATGCTAGCACAAACTCAACAACCGAAGAGG GCAAAAATTTAGTTGACCCACGTGTGTTTGCGGATGTGGGTGATATTCCTATCCAAGATTTGCGAAATTTAGGAATCAGTGAAGATAGATTGATGAACTTTGTTAGTGACTCGGTCAAGATAGTGATGGATCAT GCTCCATTGCGTCCCTTAATTGTGGGAGGTGATCACTCAATAACATTTCCTGTTGTTAGAGCTATCTCTGAGAAGCTTGGAGGACCTGTTGATATTCTTCATTTTGATGCACATCCAGATATCTATGAAAACTTTGATAATAATTATTATTCACATGCTTCACCCTTTGCTCGAATCATGGAGGGTAAATATGCCAAGCGACTGGTGCAG GTTGGTATACGATCAATAAATGAtgctggaagacaacaaatcgAAAAATATGGAGTAGAGACACATGAAATGAGAAATTTTGCAAAAGATCGCGACTATTTAGAGAATTTG ACACTTGGTACGGGTGAAGGTGTAAAAGGTGTATATGTATCAATAGATGTTGATTCTCTTGATCCAGGATTTGCTCCAGGTGTGTCTCACATTGAATCTGGAGGTCTTTCTTTCAGAGATATTCTAAACATTCTTCAGAATCTCAAAGGCAATATTGTTGGTGGAGATGTTGTTGAATTCAATCCAATACTTGATGTTAGTAATAGAATGACTTCACTTGTTGCTGCTAAGTTGGTTCGAGAGTTGGCTGCAAAAATGTCTAAATGA